The Deferribacter desulfuricans SSM1 genome contains a region encoding:
- a CDS encoding transposase, whose translation MLKSKDIEDFIMHKKAKGGKLNELQKELNNLCKQVRYKIERSFGTLKSQYGLNRSRYMGLRKVLYEFLMKSICFNVTKAIRLCF comes from the coding sequence ATGTTGAAGTCAAAAGATATAGAAGATTTTATTATGCATAAAAAGGCAAAGGGCGGGAAATTAAATGAGTTACAGAAAGAGCTAAATAATTTGTGTAAACAGGTAAGATATAAAATTGAGCGTAGTTTTGGTACATTGAAGAGTCAGTATGGCCTAAATAGATCGAGATATATGGGTCTGCGTAAGGTGTTATATGAATTTCTGATGAAATCGATATGTTTCAACGTAACAAAAGCAATTAGATTATGTTTTTAA
- a CDS encoding DEAD/DEAH box helicase — MKIVVYENRFFVYVYDNHIFNKLMREFFEQYCIYENPNFKYMNSNLDFVTNNNKIYDGINRYYSFIKNKENKYIGFTAGIGFYKIFIKYLESNNISYELIDKRSEEYLNFYIDENTEYKFPLKTELTFRDSVKEHLKLIYRNRRGLVAAAVNYGKSYVALDLLGKAGEGTYIVAQKGLLKQFRDLVLNVFELKPRKDICYMFNSFKINWNAKIYLISSDMFYNNYKRALQTIKNKDKVSKEEYEKAKEVINYIHHVLSRKVVYFDEIHDISRQSMFELAKLCKAPYMLGVSGTLEKRGKETVTRMYCCFGYKNVLYRVKTSDLVKEGVSADTTINVIYFNNTSFTNTLYKKNPSILNNKEKLLTAYRINRNFAPERMYLRAYLKVYDDYVIFNKDLNIIALNVALNKALKEDKTTILYSNNIDHLLLLYLLLDRLNTIKLLNIMDKVTVIHGKISPVRRNSLIEGLKNDKYKIALVSDVATTGYNIPNIRCMLYLANKGSDSLVTPLQFLGRGHRITETKKYFEYYDLTAKLAYINNATRNRIKEYKKEGYKIKETFVNVTENVRIMFDDLFKYIKDNANDYINNPELNNVFGTHMQECFLHKFIKKPSPGTKTKENIVRQNNNIQFELL; from the coding sequence ATGAAAATAGTAGTGTATGAAAATAGATTTTTTGTTTATGTATATGATAATCACATATTTAATAAATTAATGCGTGAGTTTTTTGAACAATATTGTATCTATGAGAACCCAAATTTTAAATACATGAACAGTAATTTAGATTTTGTAACTAATAATAATAAAATATATGACGGTATTAATAGATATTATTCTTTTATTAAAAATAAAGAAAACAAATATATAGGATTTACAGCCGGAATTGGCTTTTATAAGATTTTTATAAAATATTTAGAAAGTAATAATATTTCATATGAACTAATAGATAAAAGAAGCGAAGAATATTTAAACTTTTACATTGATGAGAATACTGAATATAAATTTCCTTTAAAAACGGAATTAACTTTTAGAGATTCTGTAAAAGAGCATTTAAAATTAATATATAGAAATAGAAGAGGATTAGTAGCAGCTGCAGTTAATTATGGTAAGAGTTATGTAGCTTTAGATTTATTAGGTAAAGCCGGTGAGGGTACTTATATAGTAGCTCAAAAAGGTTTATTGAAGCAATTTCGTGATTTAGTGTTGAATGTATTTGAATTAAAACCAAGAAAAGACATTTGTTACATGTTTAATTCTTTTAAAATTAATTGGAATGCAAAGATATATTTAATTAGTTCAGATATGTTTTATAATAATTATAAAAGAGCATTACAAACAATTAAAAACAAAGATAAAGTAAGTAAAGAAGAATATGAGAAAGCAAAAGAAGTCATAAATTACATTCATCATGTTTTATCAAGAAAAGTTGTTTATTTTGATGAGATTCATGATATCTCCAGGCAGTCCATGTTTGAATTAGCTAAGCTTTGTAAAGCTCCTTATATGTTGGGTGTATCTGGTACCCTTGAAAAAAGGGGTAAGGAAACTGTAACACGAATGTATTGTTGTTTTGGATATAAAAATGTACTTTATCGAGTAAAAACATCTGATCTAGTAAAAGAAGGGGTATCTGCAGATACAACTATAAATGTAATTTATTTTAATAACACATCATTTACTAATACATTATATAAGAAAAACCCATCTATATTAAACAATAAGGAAAAGCTTCTTACAGCTTATAGAATTAATAGAAATTTTGCACCTGAAAGAATGTACTTAAGAGCGTATTTAAAAGTATACGATGATTACGTGATTTTTAATAAAGATTTGAATATAATAGCCTTAAATGTAGCTTTAAACAAAGCATTAAAAGAAGATAAAACTACAATTCTATACTCTAATAACATAGATCACTTATTATTACTTTATTTGTTATTAGATAGATTAAATACTATTAAATTGTTAAATATTATGGATAAAGTAACTGTTATCCATGGGAAAATATCACCTGTTAGACGTAATAGTTTAATTGAAGGTTTAAAAAACGATAAATATAAAATTGCATTAGTATCAGATGTTGCGACAACTGGATATAATATTCCTAATATACGTTGTATGTTATACCTGGCTAACAAGGGTTCAGATTCACTAGTTACACCGTTACAATTTTTAGGTAGAGGACATAGGATTACTGAAACGAAGAAGTATTTTGAATATTATGACTTAACGGCAAAATTAGCATATATCAACAATGCTACTAGAAACAGAATTAAAGAGTATAAAAAAGAGGGGTATAAAATAAAAGAAACGTTTGTAAATGTAACTGAGAATGTAAGAATTATGTTTGATGATTTATTTAAATATATAAAAGACAATGCTAATGATTATATTAATAATCCAGAATTAAACAATGTATTTGGAACACATATGCAGGAATGTTTTTTACACAAATTTATAAAAAAACCTTCACCAGGTACAAAAACAAAAGAAAATATAGTGAGACAGAATAATAATATTCAATTTGAGTTATTATAA
- the tnpA gene encoding IS200/IS605 family transposase, with protein sequence MEKSSKIRTGRHCVFLLHVHLVFVTKYRKSVFQKKHLETLKEIFAKVCQDFEAELIELNGESDHVHLLVNYPPKVAVSKLVNSLKGVSSRKLKQIHPELRQYYWKNALWSPSYFAGSCGGAPLEVIKQYIETQKTPTTSPT encoded by the coding sequence ATGGAAAAGTCAAGTAAAATTAGAACTGGTAGGCATTGTGTTTTTCTTCTGCATGTGCATTTGGTCTTTGTAACTAAATACAGAAAGAGCGTATTTCAAAAGAAACACTTAGAAACCTTAAAGGAAATCTTCGCCAAAGTCTGTCAAGATTTTGAGGCAGAACTGATAGAATTAAATGGAGAAAGCGACCATGTCCATTTGCTTGTAAACTATCCGCCAAAGGTGGCAGTCTCAAAACTGGTAAATTCGCTAAAAGGTGTTTCTTCCAGAAAGCTAAAACAAATCCATCCTGAATTAAGGCAGTATTACTGGAAAAACGCTTTATGGTCTCCAAGCTATTTTGCAGGTTCCTGTGGTGGAGCTCCGCTTGAGGTTATCAAACAATATATTGAAACCCAGAAGACACCCACTACATCACCTACCTAA
- a CDS encoding RNA-guided endonuclease InsQ/TnpB family protein, whose amino-acid sequence MITCQAFKFKLKTNEELENKFAQFAGSCRFVWNKAIALIKQKLDIKKVDKIINIHLPQYYKNTATIPTYNEMAGMLKLWKQSEEYAFLKEAHSQILQQTLKDLYKAIDSAFTKGNGISFPDFRKKGKSPDSFRYPQGFKINNNRIFLPKIGWVRFYKSRNIVGKPKNVTVKRYADGWYISVVTEKDTSIKENLSNPVGIDVGVKKIITLSNGCYFEPLDLSKYEKKLIKLQRQLSRKQHPTKKGDKTPFSNNYKKHQRKIAKMWLKIANVRNDYLHKITTAIAKKHGFVAVENLKVKNLTKSAKGTKDSPGRNVKAKSGLNRSILSRAWGRFFELLEYKLQRNGGKLVRVDAKNTSITCPLCDYTNKENRKNQAVFVCKKCGFTSNADLVGAINVLMRAMRKENLITLPQGLREVTPVEYAREYTLKQEPAGNREGLPLPSIA is encoded by the coding sequence ATGATTACATGTCAAGCCTTTAAATTTAAACTCAAGACCAATGAAGAGTTAGAAAACAAGTTCGCCCAATTTGCCGGCTCTTGTAGGTTTGTATGGAATAAAGCTATTGCTTTAATAAAACAAAAGCTTGATATAAAAAAGGTAGATAAAATCATCAATATCCACTTGCCACAATATTACAAAAATACTGCTACTATACCTACCTATAACGAAATGGCGGGAATGCTTAAATTATGGAAACAATCCGAAGAATACGCTTTCTTAAAAGAAGCACATTCTCAAATTCTACAACAAACCTTAAAGGATTTATACAAAGCCATAGACAGTGCTTTTACCAAAGGCAATGGTATATCTTTTCCAGACTTCAGGAAGAAAGGTAAATCGCCAGACAGCTTTAGATATCCTCAAGGCTTTAAGATAAATAACAATAGAATATTTTTACCTAAAATAGGATGGGTTAGGTTTTATAAATCAAGAAACATAGTTGGCAAACCAAAGAATGTAACAGTTAAAAGATACGCCGATGGCTGGTATATAAGCGTAGTTACCGAAAAAGACACATCAATTAAAGAAAATCTATCCAACCCCGTGGGTATAGATGTAGGTGTAAAAAAGATAATCACACTATCCAACGGTTGTTACTTCGAGCCTCTTGATTTAAGTAAATATGAGAAAAAACTAATCAAACTCCAAAGGCAACTCTCGAGAAAACAACACCCTACCAAAAAAGGAGATAAGACACCGTTTTCTAATAATTACAAAAAACACCAAAGAAAAATAGCAAAGATGTGGCTTAAGATAGCAAATGTGAGAAACGATTACCTACATAAAATAACAACAGCCATAGCCAAAAAACACGGCTTTGTGGCTGTAGAGAATTTAAAGGTTAAGAACCTAACCAAATCTGCAAAAGGCACAAAAGACAGCCCCGGACGTAATGTAAAAGCTAAATCAGGCTTAAACAGAAGCATTCTTTCTCGAGCGTGGGGTAGGTTCTTTGAACTGCTTGAGTATAAACTCCAGAGAAATGGGGGGAAACTGGTTAGAGTTGACGCTAAAAACACCTCTATAACCTGTCCTCTATGTGATTACACTAATAAGGAAAACCGCAAAAACCAAGCGGTATTTGTATGCAAAAAGTGTGGTTTTACGTCTAATGCTGATTTGGTAGGTGCGATAAATGTTTTAATGAGAGCGATGAGGAAGGAAAACCTTATAACCCTACCGCAGGGCTTGCGGGAAGTCACGCCTGTGGAGTATGCCAGAGAGTATACGCTGAAGCAGGAACCAGCGGGAAACCGTGAGGGATTACCGCTTCCATCGATAGCGTAG
- a CDS encoding metallophosphoesterase has protein sequence MKCLIIGDRHVYIDTYDIYLEQRSALLSWLRENTDIDFIVETGDFFHLRKTVSKKFISDVLQKEFEFFTELKNINPELIYYKILGNHDILSENMDSLLKVFNYLDNVEIIDHTKEVDFSYKHKGVFVPYLNSLDSIDYKELENITSNLDTKNINILFSHNFPYFIGGNDIVLPKKVLNKYQRVFLGHYHNYIQKDNVVIVGSTHQVRIDEYNVNKYVFVYDLDTNQFTKFELPYTKYKEIIIQNEHDLQAILSDPTKREQFEKDVRDNYVILKVSDLNLYNQIESSFNVVNAHLKLDQNIIDNTLDNLEDGESDERLLNIEEVVTQEVENKIPLYFSDLTEQDKEELKNEILQIIYQNLQIPHKSIMDKQLVFDKLELKNFIIADDITIDFNELKNDLYFVKGLKLDDVKSDSNGAGKSLLFVKSILYCLYGKSRLVSDKQLFNERSGYVKLTIRNNYTGDVYEIERGIKKEKGRNKDKLVYYVQIFKNGVNISHKEKQATQKIIEDEILNKRLLTNLYILDGSSFTENFFNLEPSKQIEFLSELTLLDFIDTVNETLTEILKGSNKKSSDNSLGILGKKEQLQSQLQLLRTQLEEENEETIQKQMTEINKQIEIYHKEKQKQLEELSKEAESYKKTGLQKKQELQIIQQNLSKLDHNLKEFLQQAKISILSHIEKNVDSIENIQNKYKNLQDDYNKQLKEADTKWTAYYNNTNSKIQKFKKELNEKIALISKNKATIQSNNKLIQQYLNKIKEFEQKKFKEGDLCNTCKTELKGNALKNANSYLEQEIVNYTKEVNTLQEQNVALENQIPVLEADIRKLESLIKEGEDRINTAKERYILKKESLKNEFNEKGKFYKLIFNYIDKVNNIFYNFSGILQYPQDIVGLDTVISDLNNQYNKLQQDILKGKELYTNKKSELDIIHNKYAAIINQINIVKNQENPHDRSLKLLKRSLDVVKQKREQVKKLEKELTKIIREETKIRLLLDIFSKKGLKQKLLRRYLNALSNIFKQQILSYGSGSIEFTERNGKLNVLLYHRGKLKNFNDLSSGEKVRYIMAFHESIAILFQKIYNLSCNIRTYDEILANLDTIGTSEILKSIRKAIKNENIKVFLIDHTGLKDIFNENIIYVCNYNNKVHYINNKENFIAWVYPYYRDNKILNNEVKFYINNLLQNIDNLDEYVKNNKNNTLEAGPDLMQIF, from the coding sequence ATGAAATGTTTAATAATAGGCGATAGACATGTTTATATTGATACATATGATATTTATTTGGAACAGAGATCAGCTTTATTATCATGGTTACGAGAAAATACTGATATTGATTTTATTGTTGAAACAGGTGATTTTTTCCATTTAAGAAAAACAGTTTCTAAAAAATTCATAAGTGATGTATTACAAAAAGAATTTGAATTTTTTACTGAACTAAAGAATATAAATCCTGAATTAATATATTATAAAATACTAGGTAACCATGATATATTATCAGAAAATATGGATTCATTATTAAAAGTATTTAATTATTTAGATAATGTAGAGATAATAGACCATACGAAAGAAGTGGATTTTAGTTATAAACATAAAGGAGTTTTTGTACCTTATTTAAATTCATTAGATTCTATAGATTATAAGGAATTAGAAAACATAACAAGTAATTTAGATACCAAAAATATAAATATTTTATTTAGCCACAATTTTCCTTATTTCATAGGTGGAAATGATATAGTTTTACCTAAAAAAGTATTAAATAAATATCAAAGAGTATTTTTAGGACATTATCATAATTATATACAAAAGGATAATGTAGTTATAGTTGGTTCAACACATCAAGTAAGAATAGATGAATATAATGTAAACAAGTATGTTTTTGTTTATGATTTGGACACTAATCAGTTTACTAAATTTGAATTACCTTATACAAAGTATAAAGAAATTATTATTCAGAATGAACATGATCTTCAGGCTATATTAAGTGATCCAACAAAACGTGAACAGTTTGAAAAAGATGTAAGGGATAATTATGTAATATTAAAAGTGTCTGATTTAAATTTATATAATCAAATAGAATCATCATTTAATGTAGTAAATGCTCATTTGAAGTTGGACCAGAATATTATAGATAATACTTTGGATAATTTAGAAGATGGGGAATCAGATGAAAGATTATTAAATATAGAAGAAGTAGTAACTCAAGAGGTTGAAAATAAGATACCTTTATATTTTAGTGATTTAACAGAACAAGACAAAGAAGAGTTAAAGAATGAGATATTACAGATAATTTATCAAAACTTACAAATTCCTCATAAATCTATTATGGATAAACAATTAGTTTTTGATAAATTGGAATTAAAAAATTTTATTATTGCTGATGATATTACAATTGATTTTAATGAATTAAAAAATGACTTATATTTTGTTAAAGGATTAAAATTAGATGATGTAAAAAGTGATTCTAATGGAGCTGGTAAGAGCTTATTATTTGTTAAGAGCATTCTTTACTGTTTATATGGTAAAAGTAGGTTAGTTTCAGACAAGCAATTATTTAATGAAAGATCAGGTTATGTAAAACTTACTATTAGAAATAATTATACAGGGGATGTTTATGAGATTGAAAGGGGTATAAAAAAAGAAAAAGGAAGAAACAAAGATAAATTAGTTTATTATGTTCAGATTTTTAAGAATGGAGTTAATATATCTCATAAAGAAAAACAAGCGACTCAAAAAATTATAGAAGATGAAATTTTAAATAAGCGTCTTTTAACTAATCTTTATATTTTGGATGGTAGTAGTTTTACTGAAAACTTTTTTAATTTGGAACCATCTAAACAGATTGAATTTTTATCAGAGCTGACGTTATTAGACTTTATAGATACGGTTAATGAAACACTTACTGAAATTCTTAAAGGTTCTAACAAGAAATCAAGTGATAACTCTTTAGGTATATTAGGTAAGAAAGAACAATTACAATCTCAATTACAATTGTTGAGAACACAGTTAGAAGAAGAAAATGAAGAAACAATACAGAAGCAGATGACTGAAATAAATAAGCAAATTGAGATTTATCATAAAGAAAAGCAAAAACAACTTGAAGAATTAAGTAAGGAAGCAGAGAGTTATAAAAAAACTGGACTTCAGAAGAAACAAGAGCTTCAGATAATACAACAGAATCTTTCAAAACTTGATCATAATTTAAAAGAATTTTTACAACAAGCTAAAATATCCATATTAAGTCATATAGAAAAAAATGTAGACAGTATAGAAAACATTCAGAATAAATATAAAAATTTACAAGATGATTATAATAAGCAATTAAAAGAAGCAGATACAAAATGGACAGCTTATTATAATAATACAAATAGTAAAATTCAGAAGTTTAAAAAAGAATTAAATGAAAAAATAGCTTTAATATCTAAGAATAAAGCTACAATTCAAAGTAATAATAAATTAATCCAGCAATATTTAAATAAAATAAAAGAATTTGAACAGAAAAAGTTTAAAGAAGGAGATTTATGTAATACATGTAAAACGGAATTAAAAGGTAATGCTTTAAAAAATGCTAATAGTTATTTAGAACAGGAAATAGTAAATTATACTAAGGAAGTAAATACATTACAGGAGCAAAATGTTGCATTAGAAAATCAAATTCCTGTTTTAGAAGCGGATATTAGAAAACTTGAATCATTGATTAAAGAAGGTGAAGATCGTATAAATACAGCCAAAGAGAGATACATCTTAAAGAAAGAATCTTTAAAAAATGAGTTTAATGAGAAAGGTAAGTTTTATAAATTAATTTTTAATTATATAGATAAAGTGAACAATATTTTTTATAATTTTAGTGGTATCTTACAATATCCTCAAGATATAGTAGGATTAGATACTGTAATATCGGATTTAAATAATCAATATAATAAATTACAACAGGACATATTGAAAGGAAAAGAACTTTATACTAATAAGAAATCTGAGTTGGATATTATTCATAATAAATATGCAGCTATAATCAATCAAATAAATATTGTTAAAAACCAGGAAAACCCTCATGACAGAAGTTTAAAATTATTAAAGCGAAGTTTAGATGTTGTTAAACAGAAAAGAGAGCAAGTGAAAAAGCTTGAAAAGGAATTAACAAAAATTATAAGAGAAGAAACTAAGATAAGGCTTTTACTGGATATTTTCAGTAAAAAAGGTCTAAAACAGAAGTTATTAAGGAGATATTTGAATGCCTTAAGTAATATTTTTAAACAACAGATATTGTCTTATGGTAGTGGTAGCATAGAATTTACCGAAAGAAATGGAAAATTAAATGTTTTATTATACCACAGAGGTAAATTAAAGAATTTTAATGATTTGTCTAGTGGTGAAAAAGTCAGATATATAATGGCTTTTCATGAGTCAATAGCAATACTATTTCAAAAGATATATAATTTATCATGTAATATACGTACTTATGATGAAATTTTAGCCAATTTAGATACTATAGGTACTAGTGAGATATTAAAATCTATTAGAAAGGCTATAAAAAATGAAAATATTAAAGTATTTTTAATAGATCATACAGGCTTAAAAGACATATTTAATGAAAATATTATATATGTTTGTAATTATAATAATAAAGTACATTATATTAATAATAAAGAAAACTTTATTGCTTGGGTATATCCTTATTATAGAGACAATAAAATATTAAATAATGAAGTAAAATTTTATATTAATAATTTACTACAAAATATTGATAATTTAGATGAATATGTTAAGAATAACAAAAATAATACTTTGGAAGCTGGACCAGATTTAATGCAAATTTTTTAA
- a CDS encoding RNA-guided endonuclease InsQ/TnpB family protein, whose amino-acid sequence MITCQAFKFKLKTNEELENKFAQFAGSCRFVWNKAIALIKQKLDIKKVDKIINIHLPQYYKNTATIPTYNEMAGMLKLWKQSEEYAFLKEAHSQILQQTLKDLYKAIDSAFTKGNGISFPDFRKKGKSPDSFRYPQGFKINNNRIFLPKIGWVRFYKSRNIVGKPKNVTVKRYADGWYISVVTEKDTSIKENLSNPVGIDVGVKKIITLSNGCYFEPLDLSKYEKKLIKLQRQLSRKQHPTKKGDKTPFSNNYKKHQRKIAKMWLKIANVRNDYLHKITTAIAKKHGFVAVENLKVKNLTKSAKGTKDSPGRNVKAKSGLNRSILSRAWGRFFELLEYKLQRNGGKLVRVDAKNTSITCPLCDYTNKENRKNQAVFVCKKCGFTSNADLVGAINVLMRAMRKENLITLPQGLREVTPVEYAREYTLKQEPAGNREGLPLPSIA is encoded by the coding sequence ATGATTACATGTCAAGCCTTTAAATTTAAACTCAAGACCAATGAAGAGTTAGAAAACAAGTTCGCCCAATTTGCCGGCTCTTGTAGGTTTGTATGGAATAAAGCTATTGCTTTAATAAAACAAAAGCTTGATATAAAAAAGGTAGATAAAATCATCAATATCCACTTGCCACAATATTACAAAAATACTGCTACTATACCTACCTATAACGAAATGGCGGGAATGCTTAAATTATGGAAACAATCCGAAGAATACGCTTTCTTAAAAGAAGCACATTCTCAAATTCTACAACAAACCTTAAAGGATTTATACAAAGCCATAGACAGTGCTTTTACCAAAGGCAATGGTATATCTTTTCCAGACTTCAGGAAGAAAGGTAAATCGCCAGACAGCTTTAGATATCCTCAAGGCTTTAAGATAAATAACAATAGAATATTTTTACCTAAAATAGGATGGGTTAGGTTTTATAAATCAAGAAACATAGTTGGCAAACCAAAGAATGTAACAGTTAAAAGATACGCCGATGGCTGGTATATAAGCGTAGTTACCGAAAAAGACACATCAATTAAAGAAAATCTATCCAACCCCGTGGGTATAGATGTAGGTGTAAAAAAGATAATCACACTATCCAACGGTTGTTACTTCGAGCCTCTTGATTTAAGTAAATATGAGAAAAAACTAATCAAACTCCAAAGGCAACTCTCGAGAAAACAACACCCTACCAAAAAAGGAGATAAGACACCGTTTTCTAATAATTACAAAAAACACCAAAGAAAAATAGCAAAGATGTGGCTTAAGATAGCAAATGTGAGAAACGATTACCTACATAAAATAACAACAGCCATAGCCAAAAAACACGGCTTTGTGGCTGTAGAGAATTTAAAGGTTAAGAACCTAACCAAATCTGCAAAAGGCACAAAAGACAGCCCCGGACGTAATGTAAAAGCTAAATCAGGCTTAAACAGAAGCATTCTTTCTCGAGCGTGGGGTAGGTTCTTTGAACTGCTTGAGTATAAACTCCAGAGAAATGGGGGGAAACTGGTTAGAGTTGACGCTAAAAACACCTCTATAACCTGTCCTCTATGTGATTACACTAATAAGGAAAACCGCAAAAACCAAGCGGTATTTGTATGCAAAAAGTGTGGTTTTACGTCTAATGCTGATTTGGTAGGTGCGATAAATGTTTTAATGAGAGCGATGAGGAAGGAAAACCTTATAACCCTACCGCAGGGCTTGCGGGAAGTCACGCCTGTGGAGTATGCCAGAGAGTATACGCTGAAG